In a single window of the Campylobacter fetus subsp. testudinum 03-427 genome:
- a CDS encoding putative ComE family competence protein (Pfam match to PF12836.3 HHH_3), translating into MRLFGLIALLASLTYAAVNLNTATKEELMALPGIGEIKANAIIDYRKHTKFKSIDEIKNIKGISDKRFNTIKSDLTITDNTDISNIKSKIKSKDTKILKDTKTSNKDKVKNTNKTKDKTKSEKNIDERNIDEK; encoded by the coding sequence GTGAGATTATTTGGTTTAATAGCTTTACTTGCTAGTTTGACTTACGCTGCAGTAAATTTAAATACTGCTACTAAAGAGGAGCTTATGGCGCTTCCTGGTATAGGAGAGATAAAAGCTAATGCTATAATAGATTATAGAAAACATACTAAATTTAAAAGCATAGATGAGATAAAGAACATTAAAGGTATAAGTGATAAGAGATTTAACACTATAAAGTCTGATCTTACAATTACTGATAATACAGATATTAGTAATATCAAATCAAAAATTAAATCAAAAGATACTAAAATATTAAAAGATACTAAAACATCAAATAAAGATAAAGTAAAAAACACTAATAAAACTAAAGATAAAACCAAATCTGAAAAAAATATTGATGAGCGTAATATTGATGAGAAGTAA
- the menA gene encoding 1,4-dihydroxy-2-naphthoate octaprenyltransferase (Pfam match to PF01977.12 UbiD) has product MQKYIDLLDKNGLLKIIDKPCDIDLEIAHLSYIEVKKDDSKALLFRNPTDKNGKKFDPVLTNTFGSFKALNLILKKDSNEIANEIEKLLKPTKPSTLKEKIDFFTYLLSLKSVFPKHLKTKGASQECEFKEPNLYDLPILKTWEEDGGAFITMGQVYTKDLNSNTQNLGMYRLQVHSKNELGMHWQIHKDAAHFFHEYKKAGIKMPVSVAIGGDPLYIWCGQAPLPKNIFELMLYGFIRKTPAKLVKSLTNDIFIPYDADYVIEGFVDTNRLKDEGKFGDHTGFYTPVEPFPVMEVTKITHKKNPIFHATVVGKPPLEDKFMGYATERIFLPLLKTTAPELVDYKMPENGVFHNLILAKFNALYPAHATQLMHAFWGVGQMSFVKHAIFVPSNAPRLDDYENLTKYILNRFSPQSMLITSGVCDQLDHASPNACFGGKLGIDASVDNSSSAPNLISDDELLPKFKSVNQNILELKQYFLDTKNPICFVKFNKDRLVKQVFDELKPFDEHFKILIFVDVSSRLENLYMLVWRITNNIDAKRDIFVRNELVCIDATSKFELDGYTRGWPKETNCSREVIENLIKKGVLERDEELFEKFEIFG; this is encoded by the coding sequence ATGCAAAAATACATTGATTTATTAGATAAAAACGGTCTTTTAAAAATAATAGACAAACCTTGTGATATAGATCTTGAGATAGCCCATCTAAGTTACATAGAAGTTAAAAAAGACGATTCAAAAGCCCTGCTATTCAGAAATCCTACCGATAAAAACGGGAAAAAATTTGACCCTGTTTTAACAAATACTTTTGGAAGTTTTAAAGCTTTAAATTTAATACTAAAAAAAGATAGCAATGAAATAGCAAACGAGATAGAAAAACTACTAAAACCGACAAAACCTTCTACTCTTAAAGAAAAAATAGATTTTTTTACATATCTTTTAAGCCTAAAATCGGTATTTCCAAAACATTTAAAAACTAAAGGCGCCTCTCAAGAGTGTGAATTTAAAGAGCCAAATTTGTATGATCTGCCGATACTCAAAACTTGGGAAGAAGACGGCGGAGCGTTTATCACGATGGGTCAAGTTTATACAAAAGATCTAAACTCAAATACGCAAAATTTAGGTATGTACCGCCTGCAAGTCCATAGCAAAAACGAGCTTGGAATGCACTGGCAAATTCACAAAGACGCTGCTCATTTCTTTCATGAATACAAAAAAGCAGGTATTAAAATGCCAGTAAGTGTAGCGATCGGGGGTGATCCACTCTACATCTGGTGTGGTCAAGCCCCACTTCCAAAAAATATTTTTGAGCTGATGCTTTATGGGTTTATCAGAAAAACTCCAGCAAAACTAGTTAAATCTCTCACGAACGACATTTTTATCCCGTATGACGCAGACTACGTCATAGAGGGATTTGTAGATACAAATAGACTAAAAGATGAAGGAAAATTCGGCGACCATACTGGATTTTACACGCCAGTAGAACCGTTTCCAGTTATGGAAGTTACAAAAATAACTCATAAGAAAAATCCTATTTTCCACGCAACAGTCGTTGGAAAACCACCGCTTGAAGATAAATTTATGGGATATGCGACTGAGCGGATATTTTTACCGCTTTTAAAAACTACTGCTCCTGAGCTGGTTGATTATAAAATGCCTGAAAATGGGGTATTTCATAATCTGATTTTAGCTAAATTTAACGCGCTTTATCCTGCTCACGCTACGCAGCTTATGCACGCATTTTGGGGAGTTGGACAGATGAGTTTTGTAAAACACGCCATTTTTGTACCTTCAAACGCGCCGCGTCTTGATGACTACGAAAATCTTACGAAATATATTTTAAACCGTTTTTCTCCACAAAGTATGTTGATAACTAGTGGCGTTTGCGACCAGCTTGACCATGCTAGTCCAAATGCTTGTTTTGGCGGCAAACTAGGGATCGACGCAAGTGTTGATAACTCATCAAGCGCACCGAATTTGATAAGTGATGATGAGCTGCTACCTAAATTTAAAAGCGTAAATCAAAATATCTTAGAGCTAAAACAGTATTTTTTAGATACGAAAAATCCTATTTGTTTTGTTAAATTTAACAAAGATAGACTCGTAAAACAGGTATTTGATGAGCTTAAACCTTTTGATGAGCACTTTAAAATACTGATTTTTGTAGATGTTAGCTCAAGACTTGAAAATCTATACATGCTTGTTTGGAGGATAACAAACAATATCGATGCAAAGCGCGATATTTTCGTACGAAACGAGCTTGTTTGCATAGACGCTACTAGTAAATTTGAGCTTGATGGCTACACTCGCGGATGGCCAAAAGAGACAAACTGTTCAAGAGAAGTCATAGAAAATCTTATCAAAAAAGGCGTTTTGGAACGCGACGAAGAATTATTTGAAAAATTTGAGATATTTGGGTAG
- the murI gene encoding glutamate racemase (Pfam match to PF01177.18 Asp_Glu_race), with product MKIAIFDSGFGGLSLLNEALKRFSGVEFIYFADNKNAPYGTKSKDEIVYLTKECVKFLVNKKTDMIVIACNTATSAAITELRSSFSVPIIGMEPAVKLGANTGGDILVVATPATINGNKLSDLIHKVNLQSKTHLLALPKLVEFAQNMEFDSEAVLKYLKDEISKFDLSNIDLLVLGCTHFNYFKDSFRAILPDKTGIIDGVNGTINQMIRRLGGISEFGDKNSISYISSTKNLDVKEIEPYLKRLDIMRAID from the coding sequence ATGAAAATAGCGATTTTTGACTCGGGCTTTGGCGGTCTTAGCCTTTTAAATGAAGCTTTGAAGCGCTTTAGCGGAGTGGAGTTTATATATTTTGCTGACAACAAAAATGCGCCATATGGCACAAAAAGTAAAGATGAGATAGTTTATCTAACAAAAGAATGCGTAAAATTTTTAGTAAATAAAAAAACAGATATGATAGTCATAGCTTGCAATACAGCGACAAGTGCTGCTATAACTGAGCTTAGAAGTAGTTTTTCAGTACCTATAATAGGAATGGAACCTGCTGTAAAACTAGGAGCAAACACCGGTGGTGACATACTTGTAGTCGCTACGCCCGCTACTATAAATGGAAATAAACTATCAGACTTGATCCATAAAGTAAATTTGCAAAGCAAAACACATCTTTTAGCCTTACCAAAACTCGTAGAATTTGCGCAAAATATGGAGTTTGACAGTGAAGCAGTTTTAAAATACTTAAAAGATGAAATATCTAAATTTGATTTATCAAACATCGATTTACTAGTACTTGGCTGTACTCATTTTAACTATTTTAAAGATAGTTTTAGAGCTATTTTACCAGATAAAACCGGCATAATAGACGGTGTAAATGGTACGATAAATCAAATGATACGCAGACTAGGAGGAATTAGCGAATTTGGAGATAAAAACTCTATAAGCTACATATCTTCAACGAAAAATTTAGACGTAAAAGAGATAGAACCTTATCTAAAAAGGCTTGATATAATGAGAGCAATAGACTAA
- a CDS encoding diguanylate cyclase (Pfam matches to PF00990.17 GGDEF, and to PF01814.19 Hemerythrin), giving the protein MDYNKSIFAWSKKFETNLDKIDDQHHHLVNLINNLSKKLSNSNLSKNELIELFTELFSYTKYHFREEEQLMAKTKISSEFIKDHIFNHKLFIEEVGILFAGLQTDDSDDQENLDKTAKYILNFLINWLAFHILGQDKKMARQIEMVQSGISSKKAYNMVKNKASAEEIQPLVKTLNKLLEMMSKRNKDLVKVNKELLELKKSLEYKVQDRTRELIEANENLEKLSMTDQLTELPNRRHAMKTLDLLWKENLDSDRGLSVLMIDLDYFKEVNDNYGHDAGDYILKLVARTLRESVRTDDIVCRLGGDEFLVICPGTMLEGSIKVANSLLKDIRALKVKTEKCEWNGSASIGVACISPDIRNYSKLIKLADDKVYEAKQSGKNRFVY; this is encoded by the coding sequence ATGGATTATAATAAGTCTATATTTGCTTGGAGCAAAAAATTTGAAACAAACTTAGATAAAATAGACGACCAACATCACCACTTAGTTAATCTCATAAATAATTTAAGTAAAAAACTCTCAAATAGCAATCTAAGCAAAAACGAACTAATAGAACTCTTTACAGAGCTTTTTAGCTATACCAAATATCATTTTCGCGAAGAAGAGCAGCTTATGGCGAAAACTAAGATAAGCTCAGAGTTTATAAAAGATCATATATTTAACCATAAGCTATTTATCGAAGAAGTTGGGATTTTGTTTGCAGGATTGCAAACCGATGATAGCGATGATCAAGAAAATTTAGATAAAACAGCTAAGTATATTTTAAATTTTTTAATCAACTGGCTTGCTTTTCACATTCTTGGACAAGATAAAAAGATGGCTAGGCAGATTGAAATGGTACAAAGTGGTATCTCTTCTAAAAAAGCTTATAATATGGTAAAAAATAAAGCTTCAGCAGAGGAAATCCAGCCTCTTGTAAAAACTTTGAACAAACTTTTAGAAATGATGTCTAAGCGAAACAAAGATCTAGTAAAAGTAAATAAAGAGCTACTTGAGCTAAAAAAAAGTCTTGAGTATAAGGTGCAAGATAGAACAAGGGAGCTTATCGAAGCAAATGAAAATTTAGAAAAGTTGTCTATGACAGATCAGCTCACAGAACTACCAAATAGACGCCACGCTATGAAAACCCTTGATTTGCTATGGAAAGAGAATTTAGATAGCGATAGAGGTTTGTCTGTTTTGATGATAGATTTGGATTATTTTAAAGAGGTAAATGATAATTACGGTCATGATGCGGGGGACTATATATTGAAATTAGTAGCTAGAACTCTTAGAGAGTCGGTGCGTACTGATGATATAGTTTGTAGGCTTGGCGGAGATGAGTTTTTGGTGATTTGTCCGGGTACTATGTTAGAGGGTTCAATCAAAGTTGCAAATAGTCTGCTAAAAGATATACGCGCTTTAAAAGTTAAAACTGAAAAATGCGAGTGGAACGGAAGCGCTAGTATCGGTGTGGCTTGTATATCTCCTGATATACGAAATTATAG